The proteins below are encoded in one region of Desulfovibrio sp.:
- a CDS encoding HAMP domain-containing protein, whose amino-acid sequence MKDLRLGVKMGIGFGFVLLLTCVLGVLAIVNMRSAEEGSERMKLELVPEVGIANEVEMHVLATMYNMRGYAYSFEGKYYDQAMKDIAEVKKSLEEAKALAGKYPLLVKLRDGASAAMDKILEYEKLAAETKKGVDNELQAKAERFKAAAEFVAVCQNYRKGQDAKFKSEITKDVANEKLVARLQKLGLITEISETAADIRIKVLTGDATSDIKQYEAAKALFPTIEADAAQLKASSLDPADIQGMDELLAAAGKYKSLLEKQAGLTKLRLELNQERNATAEKVLEVAKAVAQTGMTQMINQANEADEKLGQSRIVLSAGLGVALLAGCIIAVFMTRIITGPVLKGVTFAKAVAGGDYSRTLDINQKDEIGELSSSLNVMVGSLKDKIAEANAKSEEAAVQAKKANEAMAEAEESRKRTDESMRNMLRVAAELQQVGEVLTSASEELSAQVEQSSRGAENQAERVGETATAMEEMNATVLEVARNASQAAQSAEDAKHNAEDGAAIVGRVVKGIKEAEGQALRLKTNMGVLGTQAEGIGQIMNVISDIADQTNLLALNAAIEAARAGEAGRGFAVVADEVRKLAEKTMNATKEVGDAISGIQLETRNNIENVDKAVTSIEEATELANQSGQSLAEIVKMVDTAADQVRSIAAASEQQSAASEEINRSIEEVSTISSETSQAMIQAAQAVAQLAQQAVVLQGLIEGLQNGEDAGRKSLPRLGA is encoded by the coding sequence ATGAAGGATTTGCGTCTGGGGGTCAAGATGGGAATCGGATTCGGCTTTGTCCTGCTGCTTACCTGCGTGCTGGGTGTCCTGGCCATCGTGAACATGCGTTCGGCCGAGGAAGGCTCTGAGCGAATGAAGCTTGAGCTGGTCCCGGAAGTGGGCATAGCCAACGAGGTGGAGATGCATGTGCTGGCCACCATGTACAACATGCGGGGGTACGCCTACAGTTTCGAGGGGAAGTATTACGACCAAGCCATGAAGGACATCGCCGAGGTGAAGAAGTCCCTGGAGGAGGCCAAGGCCTTAGCCGGTAAATATCCATTATTGGTGAAGCTTCGCGACGGCGCCTCCGCCGCCATGGACAAAATCCTGGAATACGAGAAGCTGGCCGCCGAAACGAAAAAAGGTGTCGACAATGAGCTGCAAGCCAAAGCTGAACGATTCAAGGCTGCAGCGGAATTCGTGGCCGTTTGCCAGAATTACCGTAAGGGCCAAGACGCTAAATTCAAGAGTGAAATTACAAAGGATGTTGCAAACGAGAAGCTCGTCGCCCGGCTACAGAAACTCGGCCTCATAACAGAGATATCCGAAACTGCCGCAGACATCCGTATAAAAGTGCTTACCGGAGACGCCACTTCGGATATCAAACAATATGAGGCTGCCAAGGCGCTGTTCCCCACTATCGAGGCGGATGCGGCCCAGCTTAAGGCGAGTTCCTTAGACCCGGCTGACATACAGGGCATGGATGAGCTCTTGGCCGCAGCTGGTAAGTACAAGTCCCTCCTGGAAAAACAGGCCGGGCTAACGAAACTGCGTCTCGAACTGAACCAGGAGCGCAACGCCACGGCGGAAAAGGTCCTTGAAGTCGCCAAGGCGGTGGCCCAGACCGGCATGACCCAGATGATCAACCAGGCGAACGAGGCGGATGAGAAGCTGGGGCAGTCGCGGATTGTGTTGAGCGCGGGCCTGGGAGTGGCCCTTCTGGCCGGATGCATCATCGCCGTGTTCATGACCAGGATCATTACGGGTCCGGTGCTTAAGGGAGTCACCTTCGCAAAGGCCGTGGCCGGCGGCGATTACTCTCGCACCCTCGACATCAACCAGAAGGATGAGATCGGCGAGCTGTCAAGCAGTCTGAACGTGATGGTGGGGAGCCTCAAGGACAAGATCGCCGAGGCCAACGCCAAGTCGGAGGAAGCGGCAGTCCAGGCCAAAAAAGCCAATGAGGCTATGGCCGAGGCCGAGGAATCACGCAAGCGCACCGACGAATCCATGCGCAACATGCTGCGCGTGGCGGCCGAGTTGCAGCAGGTCGGAGAGGTTCTGACGTCCGCCTCGGAAGAGCTCTCCGCCCAGGTCGAGCAGTCCAGCCGCGGGGCCGAGAACCAGGCCGAGCGAGTGGGCGAGACCGCTACCGCCATGGAAGAGATGAACGCCACGGTCTTGGAGGTCGCTCGCAACGCGTCCCAAGCCGCCCAATCCGCCGAGGACGCCAAGCATAACGCCGAGGACGGTGCGGCGATCGTGGGGCGTGTGGTGAAGGGCATAAAGGAAGCGGAAGGCCAGGCTTTGCGATTAAAAACCAACATGGGAGTCTTGGGGACCCAGGCGGAAGGGATCGGCCAAATTATGAACGTCATCTCCGACATCGCCGATCAGACTAATCTTCTGGCCTTGAACGCTGCCATTGAGGCCGCCCGAGCGGGTGAGGCAGGACGCGGCTTCGCAGTGGTGGCCGACGAGGTGCGCAAGCTGGCCGAGAAGACCATGAACGCCACCAAGGAGGTCGGAGACGCCATCTCCGGGATCCAGTTGGAGACCCGCAATAACATCGAGAACGTCGATAAGGCGGTGACCTCCATCGAGGAGGCCACCGAACTCGCCAACCAGTCGGGCCAGTCTCTGGCCGAGATCGTCAAAATGGTGGACACCGCGGCCGACCAGGTGCGCTCCATCGCCGCGGCCTCGGAGCAGCAGTCCGCTGCCAGCGAGGAGATAAACCGCTCCATCGAAGAGGTGAGCACTATTTCCTCAGAGACCTCCCAGGCCATGATTCAGGCGGCCCAAGCCGTCGCCCAGCTCGCCCAACAGGCCGTAGTGCTGCAGGGCCTTATCGAGGGGCTCCAGAATGGCGAGGACGCCGGACGAAAGTCCCTGCCCCGGCTCGGGGCATGA
- a CDS encoding EAL domain-containing protein, giving the protein MRKISSESIRLGLLAPLTGIVSMYGQDIARAGQIATDLVNDSGGVLGKKLEIIISDDGSLPEHAVPAAKKLVQKDNCHALIGNLLSNSRIAVAEHVSVPFKIPYLNFSFYEGSIYNRYFFHFAALPNQQIDKMIPYMADNYGMKMYFAGNNYEWPRGSIDAAKQSLERIGGEVVGEQYLSLGISNDEIEWVLDNVSRSGADVFVPYFAGLDQLLMLNKFHDRGLKKHMAVVMGHYDEVMVSHLTPEVREGLYSSNTYFMSVKTKENAIFLDRLKQFRGVDGLWPDGNGTLTNFGEATYNCVLAFVDAVHRSGTHESDTVVEALESTRIFGPQGEIIMNADIHHAHVNSYLAKCKSDGSFSIVKNFGCIAPEIPKRYKELFETHKRVSRRSAPNEASRLARDLVQGQNKKDDSKKILDLAGMAILATDSSGTITAVNRVLSSLFGYAESELIGMNMSFLVPPHLRQRHNKYIEMFLENEFNEMVMGKKGEGIGYRKDGTFFPIEASIAKFRSGDDWVLVATLQDLTEVKKHQEMLTKQASHDVLTGLPNRELLHERIENALARSKRREENIALLFVDLDDFKSINDRHGHNAGDHLLKTLSSRLIENVRPGDTVSRFSGDEFVILCEYVSDPSDMASLAERINQAIRLPVEYKSTLLVVTASIGIALGHGTTHSSEDLLRSADNAMHTVKQNKRDGWNFFNESLQQAAIQRISISTNLRFALEKNEFQVVFQPIVSLESESISGAETLLRWNSPDGPVSPAVFIPIAEMNGSILQIGRWVFEQACKTQRRWEAKFGDQSPYITFNLSARQFADESLVNFFEKTIRTTGANSNKLVLEITETALMSDVTRNIKTLEEFRKIGIKVAVDDFGTGYSSLAQLVRLNIDTLKIDRMFVLDIDKSQENHAIVAAISRMAKSLNIHMVAEGIENEDQLNEMLTLGVQSGQGYLFCKPMPEKELHKIITKSVSNICVTNDDVHFIIYASVSDSIVDENEIRNIQKQSQNHNRLNRITGHLIYHHGVFIQYIEGPKVNVKKLYEKISNDSRHHNITLMAEGTSPNRLFIGWSMNCHILSKNDLASLAGYDLDTISLFEKCKNNPELCIAFFDLLSKSH; this is encoded by the coding sequence ATGAGAAAAATTTCTTCAGAATCTATTAGGTTAGGACTCCTTGCCCCACTCACGGGGATTGTTTCTATGTACGGGCAGGACATTGCCAGGGCAGGTCAAATCGCCACAGATTTGGTCAATGACTCAGGAGGAGTGCTAGGGAAAAAGCTGGAAATAATTATCTCTGATGATGGCAGTTTGCCAGAACACGCCGTTCCAGCTGCAAAAAAGCTAGTGCAAAAAGACAATTGTCATGCCCTCATTGGGAATCTATTGTCCAACTCTCGCATCGCCGTAGCTGAGCATGTCTCTGTGCCTTTCAAGATTCCCTATCTCAATTTTTCCTTTTATGAAGGAAGCATTTATAACCGTTACTTCTTTCATTTTGCGGCGCTTCCGAACCAGCAAATCGATAAAATGATTCCCTACATGGCAGATAATTATGGGATGAAGATGTACTTTGCTGGGAATAACTACGAGTGGCCTCGCGGTTCGATTGATGCAGCTAAACAGTCTTTAGAGCGTATCGGTGGTGAAGTTGTAGGAGAGCAGTATCTATCTCTTGGGATAAGCAACGATGAAATTGAATGGGTCTTAGATAATGTTTCTCGTTCAGGAGCTGACGTTTTTGTTCCATATTTTGCCGGGTTAGATCAGTTGCTGATGCTCAATAAATTTCATGATCGTGGTTTAAAAAAACATATGGCTGTAGTCATGGGGCACTATGATGAGGTCATGGTGTCACATTTAACTCCAGAAGTTCGCGAAGGGCTTTATTCATCAAATACGTACTTCATGTCGGTAAAAACAAAAGAAAACGCAATATTTCTCGACAGGCTAAAGCAGTTTCGTGGGGTTGATGGATTATGGCCTGATGGCAATGGAACGTTAACCAACTTTGGAGAAGCCACATATAATTGTGTTTTGGCATTCGTTGACGCGGTACATAGGTCTGGAACTCATGAGAGTGACACTGTGGTTGAAGCTTTGGAATCTACTCGGATATTTGGACCACAGGGTGAAATCATTATGAATGCAGACATCCATCATGCCCACGTAAACAGCTATTTAGCTAAATGCAAAAGTGATGGTAGTTTTTCTATAGTCAAAAATTTTGGATGTATTGCACCAGAAATCCCTAAAAGATACAAAGAACTTTTTGAAACTCACAAGAGGGTTTCTCGAAGATCAGCCCCGAATGAGGCATCTCGACTAGCTCGTGATCTTGTTCAAGGTCAAAACAAGAAGGACGACAGTAAGAAGATTCTGGATCTAGCTGGGATGGCCATACTGGCAACCGATTCTTCTGGAACTATAACGGCTGTAAATCGAGTTCTTTCCTCGCTTTTTGGGTATGCAGAAAGTGAATTGATTGGAATGAACATGTCTTTTCTTGTTCCTCCGCATTTGCGCCAACGACATAACAAATATATTGAAATGTTTCTTGAAAATGAATTTAATGAAATGGTCATGGGAAAGAAGGGTGAAGGAATTGGATATAGAAAAGATGGCACTTTTTTCCCGATAGAAGCATCAATAGCCAAGTTCAGAAGTGGCGATGACTGGGTGTTGGTGGCAACACTACAGGACTTGACGGAAGTAAAAAAGCATCAGGAGATGCTCACAAAGCAGGCTTCTCACGACGTATTGACGGGTCTACCTAATCGTGAACTCCTCCACGAACGAATTGAAAACGCTCTGGCCCGCTCGAAAAGAAGAGAAGAAAACATTGCCTTGCTATTTGTTGATCTCGACGACTTCAAATCTATAAATGACAGGCATGGACATAATGCTGGCGACCATCTGTTAAAGACTCTTTCTTCAAGGCTTATAGAAAATGTGCGACCAGGTGATACTGTGTCTCGTTTCTCTGGGGACGAGTTTGTAATCCTATGCGAATATGTTTCAGACCCATCTGACATGGCATCTCTTGCTGAACGCATTAACCAGGCAATTCGGCTACCTGTAGAGTATAAATCCACACTATTGGTTGTCACAGCGAGCATCGGGATAGCACTGGGGCATGGAACAACCCATTCATCCGAAGATCTGTTGCGCTCTGCAGACAATGCAATGCATACTGTGAAACAGAATAAGCGTGACGGTTGGAATTTCTTTAACGAATCACTACAACAAGCAGCAATTCAACGCATTTCTATATCTACAAATCTCCGCTTTGCACTTGAAAAAAATGAATTTCAAGTGGTTTTTCAGCCTATAGTATCTCTTGAAAGTGAATCTATTTCAGGAGCAGAAACGCTACTACGTTGGAACTCTCCAGATGGGCCGGTCTCTCCAGCAGTATTCATTCCGATCGCTGAAATGAATGGCAGCATCCTACAAATTGGAAGATGGGTGTTTGAGCAAGCATGCAAGACTCAACGACGCTGGGAGGCAAAGTTTGGCGATCAATCTCCATACATAACGTTCAACTTATCAGCCAGACAATTCGCTGATGAAAGTCTCGTCAACTTTTTTGAGAAAACGATTCGAACCACGGGAGCTAACTCAAACAAACTAGTACTCGAGATAACAGAAACAGCCTTGATGTCAGATGTTACGAGGAATATTAAAACGTTAGAGGAGTTTCGAAAGATTGGAATTAAAGTAGCTGTTGATGATTTTGGAACAGGCTATTCTTCCTTGGCTCAACTAGTACGACTCAATATAGACACTCTTAAAATTGACAGAATGTTTGTCTTAGACATCGACAAGAGCCAAGAGAACCACGCTATTGTTGCTGCAATCAGTCGAATGGCAAAATCTCTAAACATCCATATGGTCGCTGAAGGGATCGAGAATGAAGATCAACTAAATGAGATGCTTACTTTGGGTGTACAATCCGGACAAGGCTATCTCTTTTGCAAGCCGATGCCAGAGAAAGAACTGCATAAAATAATCACAAAAAGCGTCAGTAACATTTGTGTTACAAATGATGATGTACATTTCATTATATACGCAAGCGTCTCGGATTCGATTGTTGACGAGAATGAGATACGGAATATTCAAAAACAATCACAGAATCATAACAGATTGAACAGGATTACAGGGCACTTAATCTATCACCATGGAGTTTTCATCCAGTACATTGAAGGACCTAAAGTCAACGTAAAAAAACTCTATGAAAAAATATCAAACGACTCTCGGCATCACAATATTACTCTCATGGCAGAAGGCACCTCTCCAAACCGTTTGTTCATTGGGTGGTCAATGAATTGTCATATACTGAGCAAGAATGATCTGGCCAGTCTAGCCGGTTATGACCTTGATACAATTTCTTTGTTTGAAAAGTGTAAAAACAATCCAGAACTATGCATAGCTTTTTTTGATCTTTTATCAAAATCACATTAG
- a CDS encoding carbonic anhydrase — MKSIPATLFIVICMMVFSSNASLASPSDTSGKPPPDKIIAWLNEGNSRFVLGKSKHPHMDSKRIMQASTESQGKHALATVLSCSDSRVPPEIVFDTGIMDLFVIRVAGNVANTDEIGTAEYGLCHVNTPVLVVLGHTQCGAVTAVTQEVTGHGHPLERNIPPLVSSIIPAVHRAIAEHPDLKDDSLIKRAIETNVWEVVRNLFLKSPAVRDLVKNGKAKVVGAIYDMDTGKVNWLPAEKVPAILKEVEASPDRAIGAMYEQSSHVAEKPTENKPTVSSEDQSLAPKVRELATKLDSKTAEAASELKDVKDKIDSLAAQLKSMTNPGKVSTGDTGSETSKALSSDLKNLKAGIETRFASFESSANWMFWTLGSLVVLSIICFSLLFWKLGSLGSQQEALRGKVRKAFDHLSNDIKRMGG, encoded by the coding sequence ATGAAATCAATACCGGCTACCCTTTTTATAGTGATTTGTATGATGGTTTTCTCCAGCAACGCATCACTTGCTAGTCCCAGCGATACCTCTGGCAAGCCGCCACCTGATAAAATTATTGCGTGGCTCAACGAGGGGAACAGTCGATTCGTACTTGGAAAAAGCAAGCATCCTCACATGGATTCAAAACGTATCATGCAGGCGAGTACGGAAAGTCAGGGAAAGCATGCCTTAGCCACCGTTTTGTCCTGCTCAGACTCACGAGTGCCGCCAGAGATTGTATTCGATACAGGAATAATGGATCTCTTCGTGATACGGGTGGCTGGAAACGTGGCCAATACGGATGAGATCGGTACCGCGGAATATGGGTTGTGCCATGTGAATACCCCAGTGCTGGTCGTTCTGGGCCATACCCAATGCGGAGCGGTTACAGCCGTTACTCAAGAAGTTACCGGTCATGGCCATCCCTTGGAGCGCAATATCCCACCACTGGTGTCTTCAATTATTCCTGCTGTTCACCGTGCCATCGCTGAGCACCCAGACCTTAAAGACGATTCCCTTATCAAACGGGCCATCGAGACGAACGTTTGGGAAGTGGTTAGGAATTTATTTCTCAAAAGTCCGGCAGTCCGTGACCTTGTAAAAAATGGCAAGGCAAAGGTCGTAGGTGCGATCTATGACATGGACACTGGAAAAGTTAACTGGCTGCCCGCCGAAAAAGTACCGGCGATCCTGAAAGAAGTGGAAGCTTCTCCGGACAGAGCTATCGGGGCTATGTATGAACAGAGCAGTCATGTTGCTGAGAAGCCAACAGAGAACAAGCCAACGGTGTCTTCCGAGGATCAGTCGCTGGCTCCAAAGGTTAGAGAACTTGCGACCAAGCTTGACTCTAAGACGGCTGAAGCTGCCTCGGAATTGAAAGATGTCAAGGACAAGATTGATTCGCTGGCAGCACAGTTGAAGAGTATGACTAATCCCGGGAAGGTAAGCACTGGCGATACAGGTTCAGAAACGAGTAAGGCTCTCTCCTCTGACTTGAAGAATCTCAAGGCAGGAATTGAAACAAGGTTCGCCTCGTTCGAATCGTCGGCCAATTGGATGTTCTGGACGCTCGGGTCACTTGTCGTTCTGAGCATCATTTGCTTTAGTTTGTTGTTTTGGAAACTTGGGAGTCTTGGTTCCCAACAGGAAGCTCTCAGAGGCAAGGTGCGAAAAGCATTTGATCACCTCAGTAACGACATAAAACGTATGGGCGGGTAA
- a CDS encoding chemotaxis protein CheW produces MLAKEAPVSDTTNQFLTFTLADEVFALDISSVREVLEYTTITKMPRTPEYIRGVINLRGRAVPVVDMRLKFGMSETEHTVDTCIIIVEVRLAGDEVVLGALADSVKEVMDIEPNDIEPAPKMGTSVQTDFIRGIGRHADGFIIILDINKIFNEVELAEIAASDSGGQAAA; encoded by the coding sequence ATTCTAGCGAAGGAGGCGCCCGTGAGTGACACCACAAACCAATTCTTGACCTTCACCCTTGCGGATGAGGTATTCGCGCTGGATATCTCGTCCGTCCGGGAAGTCCTGGAGTACACCACCATCACCAAGATGCCCCGTACTCCCGAGTACATCAGGGGCGTAATCAACCTGAGAGGGCGGGCTGTACCCGTTGTAGACATGCGGCTTAAGTTCGGGATGTCAGAGACGGAGCACACGGTTGATACTTGTATAATCATTGTTGAAGTCCGACTCGCTGGAGATGAGGTCGTCCTTGGAGCTCTTGCAGACTCTGTTAAAGAAGTTATGGACATCGAACCTAATGATATTGAGCCAGCCCCCAAGATGGGTACTTCTGTCCAGACAGACTTTATAAGAGGTATCGGAAGGCATGCTGATGGCTTTATAATCATTCTCGACATCAATAAGATCTTTAATGAGGTCGAGCTTGCAGAGATAGCTGCATCAGACTCGGGTGGGCAGGCTGCGGCGTGA
- a CDS encoding HAMP domain-containing protein codes for MKNLKLGMKIGLGFGILILIAALLGGMAMVNMLSVGTQAERLAQEIAPEVAIANDVERDSLHTMYAMRGYAFTGQEAFWAQSEKSLADVEKDLARARDLAQKYPKLVKLRENADKASAAVSEYKRLATQTHDIEKAMDEERKMMDSTAQAFVKHGMGYMDTQQDKFAKEIDGKLEPARLKERLDKVSTMADVMETGGNIRVANFKSQALRSPAIMQEALKHFEEIDTKLTKIRTLTKIDADLRELDDIKKAADGYKEAMTAFLKNYMLMEEIGKKRGAAADAVLKAAEETSTYGVKTTEELTHEASKSLSTSSTVMAIGLVIALIIGIVVAVFITKGITGPVIQGVTFAQKMSEGDMTLELDVNQKDEIGMLADALREMTSRLNEVMGEVVEGANNVASGSQQLSATSESLSQGASEQAASVEEVSSSMEEMASNIQQNADNSVQTESMALKAAKDAEEGGQAVAQTVGAMKQIAEKISIIEEIARQTNLLALNAAIEAARAGEHGKGFAVVAAEVRKLAERSGHAAAEISALSSDSVAVAEKAGVMLTAIVPDIKKTAELVQEISAASREQNAGADQINKAIQQLDQVIQQNASASEEMASTSEELSSQAEQLLSTVSFFRLKGTHGMRRQAPKALPAGPSTPRPKTTLKRPVSPKGGVVLDLAEETHDADFEKF; via the coding sequence ATGAAAAACCTGAAGCTTGGCATGAAGATCGGCCTGGGATTCGGCATTCTTATACTCATAGCAGCCCTGCTAGGTGGCATGGCCATGGTGAACATGCTCTCCGTAGGTACTCAGGCGGAACGCCTTGCCCAAGAAATAGCACCTGAAGTGGCCATCGCCAATGATGTAGAGCGGGATTCTCTCCATACAATGTATGCCATGCGCGGGTATGCATTTACCGGTCAGGAGGCTTTCTGGGCACAGTCTGAGAAAAGCTTGGCTGATGTAGAGAAAGACTTGGCGCGGGCACGAGATCTTGCGCAGAAGTATCCCAAGCTCGTTAAACTTCGGGAAAATGCAGACAAAGCTAGTGCGGCTGTATCCGAGTACAAACGCCTTGCAACGCAGACGCACGACATTGAAAAGGCGATGGATGAAGAACGGAAGATGATGGACAGCACAGCCCAAGCGTTCGTCAAGCACGGTATGGGGTACATGGATACCCAGCAGGATAAGTTCGCCAAGGAGATCGATGGGAAACTTGAGCCCGCTAGACTCAAAGAACGATTGGATAAAGTATCCACGATGGCGGATGTTATGGAAACCGGAGGCAATATTCGCGTTGCCAACTTCAAATCGCAAGCCCTGCGCAGCCCCGCCATTATGCAGGAGGCGTTGAAGCATTTTGAAGAGATCGACACCAAGTTAACCAAGATTCGCACGCTAACAAAGATAGATGCCGACCTTCGGGAACTAGACGACATAAAGAAAGCGGCCGACGGCTACAAAGAGGCTATGACAGCTTTCCTGAAGAACTACATGCTCATGGAAGAGATTGGCAAAAAGCGCGGTGCTGCCGCCGATGCTGTCCTCAAGGCAGCGGAGGAAACATCTACCTATGGTGTGAAGACCACAGAGGAACTCACCCATGAGGCTTCAAAAAGCCTGTCCACTTCTTCAACCGTCATGGCAATCGGCTTGGTGATCGCGCTCATCATCGGTATTGTCGTGGCCGTATTCATCACCAAGGGCATCACAGGTCCGGTAATCCAGGGAGTCACCTTCGCGCAAAAGATGTCCGAGGGAGACATGACGCTCGAGTTGGACGTGAACCAGAAGGACGAGATTGGTATGCTGGCGGATGCTCTTCGAGAGATGACTAGCCGCCTGAACGAAGTGATGGGCGAGGTAGTAGAAGGGGCCAATAACGTGGCCTCAGGCTCGCAGCAGCTCTCGGCTACCTCGGAATCGCTCTCCCAGGGGGCTTCAGAACAAGCAGCCAGCGTCGAGGAAGTCTCCTCTTCCATGGAAGAGATGGCCTCAAACATCCAGCAGAACGCGGACAACTCTGTGCAGACCGAGTCCATGGCTCTGAAGGCCGCAAAGGACGCCGAGGAAGGCGGTCAGGCCGTGGCCCAGACCGTGGGAGCCATGAAGCAGATCGCCGAAAAGATCTCCATCATCGAGGAGATCGCTCGCCAGACCAACCTCCTGGCTTTGAACGCCGCTATCGAGGCGGCCCGGGCCGGAGAGCACGGCAAGGGCTTCGCGGTTGTGGCAGCCGAAGTGCGCAAACTGGCCGAACGTTCCGGGCACGCTGCAGCGGAAATCTCTGCTCTCTCCTCAGACTCCGTGGCTGTTGCAGAAAAAGCCGGTGTCATGCTCACGGCCATCGTTCCGGACATCAAGAAGACCGCCGAGTTGGTCCAGGAAATATCGGCCGCCTCGCGCGAGCAAAACGCTGGAGCCGACCAGATTAACAAGGCAATTCAGCAACTCGACCAAGTCATCCAGCAGAACGCCTCGGCGTCGGAAGAGATGGCCTCCACCTCGGAGGAACTCTCCAGCCAAGCCGAACAACTGCTCTCCACAGTGAGCTTCTTCAGGCTAAAGGGAACCCACGGCATGCGCCGCCAAGCTCCCAAAGCCCTTCCGGCCGGTCCGTCAACACCCAGGCCCAAAACCACGCTGAAGCGTCCGGTCTCTCCCAAGGGCGGAGTGGTCCTAGATCTGGCTGAGGAAACGCACGACGCTGATTTCGAAAAATTCTAG
- a CDS encoding TetR/AcrR family transcriptional regulator, translated as MPKETIGKIVSCAIKLCANKGIANVSINDISEKAGIAAGTVMYHFKTKNNLLFVAARSVFYELFDNATIAIGSGGDCESIIKFLNSYFDYAESNIEKIIYVSRLDPFFSLDLKEFPSADLALVRDRYLALMVTCLQEGVSSGRFKDIDPKEFAALIWATLRGVSVLVGEGSDIRILRRQLVESIEARMVC; from the coding sequence GTGCCTAAAGAGACCATTGGAAAGATTGTTAGTTGTGCAATTAAGCTTTGTGCAAACAAAGGGATTGCTAATGTCAGCATTAACGACATTTCAGAGAAAGCTGGCATTGCTGCTGGGACAGTAATGTATCATTTCAAAACAAAGAATAACCTTCTATTTGTTGCAGCAAGGAGTGTGTTTTACGAACTCTTTGATAATGCTACAATTGCTATTGGTTCTGGTGGTGATTGTGAGTCAATAATTAAATTTTTAAACTCATACTTTGACTACGCAGAAAGCAATATTGAAAAAATAATATATGTATCACGGCTAGATCCGTTTTTTTCATTGGATTTGAAAGAATTTCCTAGCGCAGATTTGGCTTTAGTAAGAGATAGATATCTTGCTCTAATGGTGACTTGCCTTCAGGAAGGTGTCAGCTCTGGACGCTTTAAAGACATAGACCCCAAGGAATTCGCTGCTTTAATTTGGGCAACCTTAAGGGGTGTATCGGTTCTTGTGGGAGAAGGCTCTGATATCAGAATCCTTAGACGTCAGCTTGTTGAATCCATTGAAGCCAGAATGGTTTGTTAA